TCCTAAAACCTAACACCTGCTACGTTTATTGCATTCAATCTCTCATAGCATTTCTATGTTCCATGCTCTCTAAACTTGTGTTTTTAGCACTTACttccaaaaaattgtcactaAATccgtaaacacattttttttcacgtTCTATCTTGTGGTTGTTGAAGATCTGGTTTCTAGCTAGAATAAACTGGAATATTTTAACCCTTGCTTTGCAACACACCGAATTCATACTAACCCATTTCATACCAGTCATAATGCTACATGAATGGTTACAGTAGTTTTCGCTTTTTCCCTGAAAACCTTTCTCCATCATGCTAGCCAACCGATCCATCTAGACTACCCAATCTGTTTGAGAGCACATAGATTACGGTATGTAGGATTGTGTTTTCTGCTCTAcaagagcagtgtgtgtgtgtttcagttctTCTTGATATCTTCTACTTGGCTAATTAAGACTTGGTGTAGAATTTAGTAATCTATTATTTTTATGGAACTTCTCAGGTAATACTAAAATCCCCATCTGCAATGAGCTTTGTTTTTAGCCACTGTCTCTGTTTTGTTAAGGTGGCTTGTCTGTGCTCAGGCATGGGGGGCTTTTATGAACCAGTGCTTACTCCTTGCAACCATGACAATCTGGTCCAGGCAGACCCAAAATATATCTTACCAATGTACCCCTCATACTGTCTCTAAATTACCAAGACAGTCCACATAATTTTCAAGAAAATATGGCTGTAGCTAAAAATGTACGAGGACAGCTGGGAAGGATAGAATTGTAAACTCCAGATGGGAGAATAATATTCTGGAACTAAATCCTGGCTAAATACAGCatttaaattgttttgtttttttaaaccaaaaacaGTATGTTACACTACACAAAGCTATGTTTAACATCACTTGTTGTACTCTGCACTGTTTTAACGCGTTTGCGTAGtttagtattaaaataaattcagcTCACAAGTTGCAATTGCGTACTTTGTGCGGCAACAGAGTTCTCCTCCAGACAGATGTCGGATATAGGCTAAAAATAGGGACGTTTGAATTTAATTTGCTTTCCGTGTACTGTAAGTGGCGCCATGAAGACTTTCTTTTAACTGCTCTGCTACTATCACAGGGGAGACGTCCTCAGATCAGCAATAATTTAGGTTGATTTAAAATTAGCTCAGCACAGAATCTGCATTGTATAAAGATTTTAAGACAAAGGAAAGGTTGCCGGATAAAGCACCTATGATTGCTCGTAATTTAACTTTTATGCAGTTCTGGTTATCCTAAtgaattaatgtgtgtgtatatatgatttgtttttttctttttcattgttaGGTGAATATCATCCCAATAATTGCCAAATCTGATGCCATTTCAAAAAGTGAGCTGACAAAATTCAAGATTAAGATCACAAGTGAGCTTGTCAGTAATGGAGTGCAGATTTATCAGTTTCCTACAGATGACGAAACTGTCGCAGAGATTAATGGGACAATGAACGTAAGTATTGAGACATTCTCTCTGTTAGGACTCTGTAGAATTccctttgtttttgttatgtttgtgATATGTTATCCGTGTAATATAGTAAGGCCCAAGTGAAGGCCGTTGTGTTATTGATGGACTTTTCGTCATGGTTTCAAATAGAACGAGTTATTCAAATGGCTTAGATCTTTCCGTATTCTGAACTTATAGACAACCATAACACTCCATCTccgtgaagtggtctgagtgccatgtcCCCTGTCTGCTTAACCCTGCCACTGCTTACACCCCCGTAGCAGATTTTAACTCTGCTGTTCAATCAGAAGGTCTCATAGAGACCATTtgattggcacaccgtggcattTTGCTGCGCTCGTGCACTAGCCTCTCATTGCTATCCTATGTGGAAACATTGGGTTAGCTGAGATCTCTGCCAAAGATGCAGAGCATGATTGTGGAGAACAGCACATCGAGGGCTGAAAAAAATGGGTGTGTAAATAAGTTTCAGGACACTATGGTGTTAAGAAtacatgctatagtgttcctttaatcatataGGAAGTACACAAAAAAGCTGCTGAAACTTACTTTCAGGGGAACTGCATCTGGTAATTACACCATCgactaaaacattgaaaatcacgaTAATGTGTGGACCTATTTTCTTTCATATATTACATTAAAGATTTAGCCAGTTTCATCATTATTTATTTCAGTCCAGGCTCAGCCATGGTGTACATTTTGAATGAAGAGGAGATACTGAAAACTTGTTTCACTTCTCCTCTGCTGTGTTTTCTCAATGCTGACAGAGCTTCTAACAATAGAGCCAAGATTGAGGAACTCACTTGCATGATAAGTGCAAGTGTAGGTctatgtgtgaatatatatatatatatatatatatagagaggtcTGCATAAAATATCTCCTGTTTCCAATACATTACACCATCTTAATAGCAGAACATACAGTAATTTGTTTCCGAGGCTCATAAGGCGAAATAGAATGCTTTTCCACTAGTCCAAACGTATATAAATATTGTGTACttctaaaacaaaacatttctcGAATATTTTAGTTTAACTAAATCGCTCGTATGTTTAAATGTTTGTTACAAGCGCCACTGTATTGGTTTCCAAAACATTGAATAAACACGTTATTATAAGCATGCAGCCTTTTATTCACCAACGGTTTATTGAATATAGCTTAATCGAAAAGTTCATAGTTTATGGAATATGTGATAAAAAGCAAATTTTGTCTTGCAGTCATTTTTGTATTAGTTTCTTCTAACCACACAAGCTATGCCACTGTACGATGCGCCTAAATAAAGCTATATAACTAATAGTATGGCGTTCATATTCCTAGTGTGAGTCTGTGAAAATTCTCCACACAATAAATGTCATTTTGTGCAGCTGATTATGTCACCACCAGAAGGAAACCTGCTGTTATGTTGTCCAGTAATTGTTTTACAGTTTCCTGATTTGGGTGTGAAAGTCAAGGCATGGTACTGTATATGATGCACATGGGAATATATCAAGAATTGTTCCCTGACATTGGCGATTGGCTGCGAAACTACAGTGCAGTTTTCCTAATCTAATGAGATGTAGATGTCATCAACATTTAATAATTCTAGAATAAGTTGCCAAAAACTGGTTTAATTTTACCTGGAATAATTGGGTACCTAATATAGGTTTAACCTTCTATGCACTGCATGCTTgattatttgtattgtattactGTATTTCAGGCTCACTTGCCATTTGCAGTTGTGGGGAGTACAGAAGAAGCCAAAATAGGAAATAAAATGATGCGGGTTCGTCAGTACCCATGGGGAACTGTACAAGGTATGCTTTTCTGTATGTCGTTCCGAGTCTTAAATTTGGACTCTATAGGAAGCAACACGGTTTCCATCCCTACAGCTGAAATATCTTATTGCCATATCTGCAAATATTTATTGGGATCCCATGACATTACAGGTGTGTATGAGAGGGGGGTTGGATGTTCGTATGTATTTTGGTTTTATTGCCCAGGTATGCTTGTAtctttagccagcctggaactcttgttATGGACTGGTTGATGGCGCTGCcgtaggtggagttacacctctaccATCAAATGGGTTAAACTTTGAATGTGCTGTGTTTCAGTGCGAAACATTACACACAGTctccagtcaccataaccacttcccaTCACTGAATTGGGCATCTTGCTTGGGGTAACCCTTTAATTATGGCTTATTTGCCTTGTAGTGGAAAACGAAAGCCATTGTGATTTTGTCAAACTACGCGAGATGCTTATACGGGTAAACATGGAGGATCTACGCGAGCAAACACACACGCGCCATTATGAGCTCTATCGAAGATGCAAATTGGAGGAAATGGGTTTCAAAGACACAGACCCTGACAGCAAGCCTTTCAGGTACCAAATGGGATTATATGGAATCTTATAGTTTTTAATATAGTTTCTTGGTTCCGTAGCAAGATGTTTTGGAACCTAATTATTTATTTCTCTGTGTAGGAAAATTACTTAAAGACTAAGTATCCAACTATCATTATTGCGATTCTTGAGTCCAGTATATCTCCCCGATAAGCTTTTAATTACAAATCATATCTTTGCTTGTTAGTCCACTCTCTTTATTATGATTCAAAAATCCCTATATACAGTATGTGGAAATTGGGTTCTGCACATATGAAGCATCAGGTACTGAAAGCATTGATCAGCTTGTTTCACCAAGAAATGTATTCATAAGACTCTGTTTGGGGtctcatgcatttatttattatgttaggtcttctactttttttttttaaacggggtCCCAAATTTTGCACATGTTTGGTGACCCATTCACTTGTAATATTCAACTGTTATATAATCtataattaaatacattatattGTCCCCGAAGACCAGGTCTggacaggtgttttttttttatttattttttttgtttgttttataaattgaaattttattttattttttgacattTTTCCTTAATACAAAGTGGTATTTTATAGGGTTATTCCAagtgatttggaaaaaaaaaatattttcattcattgtacccattgtacagcgctacggaatctgatggagctatataaataataatattaattgttTGAAGCTAAAATGTATCTTTTAATGGCTTTTTGCTCCTTTAAAATGCCTGTTCTTACTTCCTTAACAATAAAGCCTTCAATTGCAGATTgtgacatgtatttttttttttttttgcattttagttTGCAAGAAACCTATGAAGCTAAAAGGAATGAATTTCTAGGAGACCTgcagaagaaagaggaagaaatgAGGCAAATGTTTGTTCAAAGAGTGAAAGAAAAGGAGGCAGAATTGAAAGAGGCGGAAAAAGAGGTAACCACGTCTCCCCTAACAAGAACTTTTGGTTCTCTCCAGAGCGTCCATGATTTCTCTGTCTTGTCTCAGAATGCTGAATGTATCAAATATTGGCAGACCAAGCAGATCCCTGATAGTACTGTCAGTCAAACCGAATGAGACAAAATTTATAGTATCCTCAGAGACATCTTGATCTTTTCTTCTGGTAGTTACCCTTAAATCCTGGTATCCATTTTCTTTTgacttctatatttttttatttttttttctctttctctccaaCTATGATTTTAGAATCACATTTCACATAATTCTTAATTAATCCCATGGCTGGCTGGGCATCATGAGAAATATAGTTTAAAACCACGGTTGTTTTAAAATTACAGCCTTcataatgctttgccattctaaaggcacgcAAGTTGTAGATATTTGCTGTCCACATTGTTAAGCAAGATCACGAACCAGATTGGAAAGCAGGATGTTTTCATCCAGTCTTCGAACATATTAATTTTAGCATGTGTGTGGAAATAAATGCCGGCTCCTCACTATTCCTGTGTCTTGTCCAAGCTCCATGAAAAGTTTGATCGCTTGAAAAAATTACATCaggaagagaagaaaaagttagAAGACAAAAAGAAGGGCCTGGATGACGAGGTTAATGAATTCAAAAAGAGAAAGACGGCAACGGAGCTACTTCAGTCGCAAGCGCAGCAGGCAGGAGGATCACAAACCCTAAAAAGGGAAAAAGAGCGAAAAAAGTAAGTACACGGATAAGTAATTCCATTTTAAGCTGTAAACTGAAACCAACACAAACATCAGTTCAAAACACAAAGCGTAAATGTGTGTAGAAGGTATAactgcaggcaggcaggcaggcctaTTTCGTCTCAATACCTAGTTTAGCACAGTTGTATAGATCACAAACAGTAGctggaaataaaaaacaaataaaactattttacGCGCCACATGCAAGCCAGCAATTAGCATGCAGATGTAAATTTTGTAATTCATATCATTTCCTTATTAGCTTGTTAATATACAACAGGTAAGGAGGAAAGTCTTAAAGCATAAAGGTAGGTGTGCAAAACGTTGTGTTGCTCAACTAACCCTATAAAAACATTCATGCAAAAGACAAGTATTGGCTGACCCTTGTATGTCTATGTGAGCAATACATATTTGGGTTTATCATGTGAGAAAGGACATCTGTGCCAACCTGTAAGGTCCTAGCATTTttgtcctttttgttttttttacgtgTAACTTCTGATGATAATAATTTCATTtaattgaaattccaacacagtcagtgtgaggttttttttattcagttGGTTTCTTTATGAAAAGCTCAAAAATGAAAGTGCTACACTAAATGCTCAGTATTTTGTATCTTTTTCAAAACAAAATGATACGTAATAAGCATataactgacagaaaagaaaacgCACATAGTTAGGACATATGCAGAATttcagttagtttttttttttatctgttagtTTGAAGATTTTGTAATTATATTTTATGAAAATATCAGATGACGTTTCTAACTTTATTCTTACCCCAGACCAGCTGGAAAATGTATATTACAAATTCCCCGTTGGTTCCTCCTTTTCATcctctttattaaataaaaaaaatagcaatatattgatatttttttgggGTGTAATGATTATTTGCTAATATCGCCTATAATTTTTAATACACTGTGCTGCTTTAAATTATATACTTTTACAACTGTTCACCCTAAGCCTGGTTCCTTTATTTGTTGTCCAGTACTAACCATTAACTGATCATCATTCTCCATCTCATTCTGTGCTGGTAATGTATTGGTTCTGAACATATTGTATGCTTGGTCCTAATTTTTTTTCGTGTGCTAATTTCGCTGCTAAAATTCACTgtacagtattaaaaataataataatcaacctGCTTTCAATTCACACTTCACCCTCATCATTAGTTGTTACCTATGTGCTGTTTTACAGTTAATCCTTTGTTTGCTGCATGGCCCAATGGTTTCCGGTAAGCTTTATTAATCAAGTACACCTGGTGTGGGGGATCTAACAGGGGACTAAGTGGCACTATGTCTGTATGTGCACTATAACCACGTCTTGTCTTAAGTGTGATAAGCTTTGCCTCTGAGTGAGGCTTCTGCAAAGAAGAACACCTGTTTCGTGGTACGATTCTAAGCACCCAGCTGCACATGTATGTATAACGTAAGTGCATATTCTCTTTTTACATGGGGAGTGCAGTCACAGGGAGAAAAGCTGCAGATTTACCAAGATGCATAGAGTTGAGTATAGGGTATCATGCTATTTTTAGGAGTGGGCAGGTGCCCtgaattaaatttaaaatatcTGGAGAACCGCATTATTCAAATTTCAGCTTAGTAAATCCTAAATGTAATGACCCGTATATATCCCTAAATaaatctattaaaggaccactataggcacccagaccgcttaatgaagtggtctgggtgccaggttcatctaggattaaccctttctgctgtaaacattgcagtttcaggtaaaactgctatgtttacctatgggttaatccagcctctagtggctgtctcattgacagccgctagaggtgcatccataggaaagcattcagaatgctttcctatgagactggctgaatgcgcgcatagctcttgccccgcatgcgcattcagccgatgacgggaaaggaggcggagtgtccccaccgccgagggagcccggcggtggagaaaaggtgagtgtttacccccttcctcaccctagagcccggcgggagggggaccctaagggtaggggggacctagagaccctatagtgccaggaaaatgagtatgttttcctggcactatagtggtcctttaaatgttcgGCTATCCTTCACATTATGCTGATTACAGGCAATACTCAAGACACCCCATAAACCACTGAGCTGTCACATACAAGCAGTGAACATCTACTGATTTGTCACTGTATCCAGTTTTCAGAATCACATGCAATGTGATGGTATGCCATCCAGTTCATTACTATGTACAGGGAATATGACTGTTCTCCACTGACAATCAAATAAAGGGAATTATTTCTTCACCCAATCTCCCAGTACAGAAATATAGCTACAGTATAATATTATATCAAACATAGTTCTTTAAAGAGCTGTCCTTCAATTTCTCCTAAGTTATATACCTAGAAGAAGATAATTACGTAAAGCTTGCATTTCTGTAATATACAAAATGAGAAGAC
This DNA window, taken from Pelobates fuscus isolate aPelFus1 chromosome 9, aPelFus1.pri, whole genome shotgun sequence, encodes the following:
- the SEPTIN6 gene encoding septin-6 isoform X1 codes for the protein MAATEIARQMGEGSRSLPLSGHVGFDSLPDQLVNKSISHGFCFNILCVGETGLGKSTLMDTLFNTKFEGEPISHSQPGVQLRSSTYDLNESNVHLKMTIVSTAGFGDQINKEESYKSIVEFIDSQFESYLQEELKIKRVLHNYHDSRIHACLYFIAPTGHSLKSIDLVTMKKLDSKVNIIPIIAKSDAISKSELTKFKIKITSELVSNGVQIYQFPTDDETVAEINGTMNAHLPFAVVGSTEEAKIGNKMMRVRQYPWGTVQVENESHCDFVKLREMLIRVNMEDLREQTHTRHYELYRRCKLEEMGFKDTDPDSKPFSLQETYEAKRNEFLGDLQKKEEEMRQMFVQRVKEKEAELKEAEKELHEKFDRLKKLHQEEKKKLEDKKKGLDDEVNEFKKRKTATELLQSQAQQAGGSQTLKREKERKNNPWLCTE
- the SEPTIN6 gene encoding septin-6 isoform X3: MAATEIARQMGEGSRSLPLSGHVGFDSLPDQLVNKSISHGFCFNILCVGETGLGKSTLMDTLFNTKFEGEPISHSQPGVQLRSSTYDLNESNVHLKMTIVSTAGFGDQINKEESYKSIVEFIDSQFESYLQEELKIKRVLHNYHDSRIHACLYFIAPTGHSLKSIDLVTMKKLDSKVNIIPIIAKSDAISKSELTKFKIKITSELVSNGVQIYQFPTDDETVAEINGTMNAHLPFAVVGSTEEAKIGNKMMRVRQYPWGTVQVENESHCDFVKLREMLIRVNMEDLREQTHTRHYELYRRCKLEEMGFKDTDPDSKPFSLQETYEAKRNEFLGDLQKKEEEMRQMFVQRVKEKEAELKEAEKELHEKFDRLKKLHQEEKKKLEDKKKGLDDEVNEFKKRKTATELLQSQAQQAGGSQTLKREKERKNFF
- the SEPTIN6 gene encoding septin-6 isoform X4, whose protein sequence is MAATEIARQMGEGSRSLPLSGHVGFDSLPDQLVNKSISHGFCFNILCVGETGLGKSTLMDTLFNTKFEGEPISHSQPGVQLRSSTYDLNESNVHLKMTIVSTAGFGDQINKEESYKSIVEFIDSQFESYLQEELKIKRVLHNYHDSRIHACLYFIAPTGHSLKSIDLVTMKKLDSKVNIIPIIAKSDAISKSELTKFKIKITSELVSNGVQIYQFPTDDETVAEINGTMNAHLPFAVVGSTEEAKIGNKMMRVRQYPWGTVQVENESHCDFVKLREMLIRVNMEDLREQTHTRHYELYRRCKLEEMGFKDTDPDSKPFSLQETYEAKRNEFLGDLQKKEEEMRQMFVQRVKEKEAELKEAEKELHEKFDRLKKLHQEEKKKLEDKKKGLDDEVNEFKKRKTATELLQSQAQQAGGSQTLKREKERKN
- the SEPTIN6 gene encoding septin-6 isoform X2: MAATEIARQMGEGSRSLPLSGHVGFDSLPDQLVNKSISHGFCFNILCVGETGLGKSTLMDTLFNTKFEGEPISHSQPGVQLRSSTYDLNESNVHLKMTIVSTAGFGDQINKEESYKSIVEFIDSQFESYLQEELKIKRVLHNYHDSRIHACLYFIAPTGHSLKSIDLVTMKKLDSKVNIIPIIAKSDAISKSELTKFKIKITSELVSNGVQIYQFPTDDETVAEINGTMNAHLPFAVVGSTEEAKIGNKMMRVRQYPWGTVQVENESHCDFVKLREMLIRVNMEDLREQTHTRHYELYRRCKLEEMGFKDTDPDSKPFSLQETYEAKRNEFLGDLQKKEEEMRQMFVQRVKEKEAELKEAEKELHEKFDRLKKLHQEEKKKLEDKKKGLDDEVNEFKKRKTATELLQSQAQQAGGSQTLKREKERKNSGFL